The DNA region AAGTCCGCTGCCGCCGACGCGTTCAAGTCCGCTCAGCCGGAGCTGATGCGCGGCGTGTCCAAGGGCGTGCTGCACAAGAACACCGTGTCGCGCAAGCTGTCGCGTCTGTCGGCTGCGATCAAGGCTCTCTGATAGAGCTTTCATCCGCTGGTTTCAAAAAGCCGCGCCCGTGACTCGGGGCGCGGCTTTTTGCGTTTAAAGTAAATGTATGGGTAATCGACAATTGTCTTAGATTGTTGTTAGGCGCGCTTATGAGATTCGGGATCGGCCTTGTGGTTAGAACGATGGTTTTTATCTTTTTAGGCCGTTCGCCATCTGTCCCATTGCCAGATTTCGTTGGTATGGTTAGACTTTTGCTCCAATTCGGCAGAGCCAAATGGGGTGATGCAACACTCTGTGGCCGGCCGAACACAGAAGTGAAATACTGAAGGTCTTACGCAGGATCGGGGCTTGTTGAGTCCCGGTCGATCGCACGATCTTCTTTTACTTACAAGCTGTCGCGCTTGGGGCGGGATTTACAATCCCGTCGACTCATGCGTGTGCGTTTTGGGTATAATGTTCCGTTCGGGGTCAACCCTGCCTGGATTCGTCCGGGCGGGACCAGGCGGGCGGCCGGGGCACCAGTCGGCGGACACATCTTCGGTGTGTGCGGCACCGGTGCCGGCTGTCCCGGCCGCGGGGTCGCTCCCGCGCCGCCTCGGCGGTGGGGGCTGGCCGGGGGGAAGGAGCGGGAGTAAGGGAGCATGTCGGTCGGCGTGTCGTTGGATCAGCAGTGGGCGCGCATTCGCGGACGCCTGAAGGAAGAGGTGGGCGAGATCGCCTACCGGAGCTGGCTTCAGCCGCTGTCCGTCGCCAGCCTTGTCGGCGGCGAGGTGTGCATCGTCGTGCCCACGCGCTTCATGCGCGACTGGGTGCTGACCCACTATGCCGACCGCATCCGCGCCCTCTGGTCCGGCGAGAATCCGGAAGTCCAGTCGATCGACGTCATCGTCGCCTCCACCAACCCGCCCGCGGCGCTGGTCGCCGACAATGACGACAACGGCGACGGCCGCCCCGCTCCGGCGCCCCGTGCCCAAGGCGCCCAAGATTCCCGTTTCGCCGAGTCGCGCCCGGCGCCCCGTCCGGCACCGCCCCCGCGTCCGGCCGATGGCGGCCTTGCCGCGGATTCTGCCCCGTCGACCGTCTACACCTCGGCTTCCTATGGCGGGGCGTCGGACGAATCGCCGAACGCCGTCCCGGCGATCCTGGAGGACCGGTCCGACCTGTCCGCCGCGCTCGACCCGCGCTTCACCTTCGAGAATTTCGTCGTCGGCAAGCCGAACGAACTGGCCCATGCCGCAGCCCGCCGCGTCGCCGACGCCACCACCGTGACCTTCAACCCGCTGTTCCTCTATGGCGGAGTCGGGCTGGGCAAGACCCACCTGATGCACGCGCTGGCCTGGCAGATCCGCAAGAACGACCCGAACCGCAAGGTGCTGTACCTGTCGGCCGAGAAGTTCATGTACCAGTTCATCCGGGCGCTGCGCTTCAAGGACACCATGGCCTTCAAGCAGCAGTTCCGCTCGGTCGACGTGCTGATGATCGACGACGTGCAGTTCATCAGCGGCAAGGACTCCACGCAGGAGGAGTTCTTCCACACCTTCAACGCGCTGGTCGACCAGAACCGGCAGGTCATCATCTCCGCCGACAAGAGCCCGTCCGACCTGGAAGGCATGGAGGAGCGGCTGCGCTCCCGCCTCGGCTGGGGGCTGGTCGCCGATATCCACCCGACCACCTACGAACTGCGGCTGGGCATCCTCCAGGCCAAGGCCGACGCGCTCCAGGCCAGCATCCCGCTGAAGGTGCTGGAGTTCCTGGCCCACAAGATCACGTCCAACGTGCGCGAGCTGGAAGGGGCGCTGAACCGCATCGTCGCCCATGCCGAGCTGGTCGGCCGCTCCATCTCGCTGGAGACGACGCAGGAGGTGCTGCACGACCTGCTGCGCGCCAACGACCGCCGCGTCACCATCGACGAGATCCAGAAGCGGGTGGCGGAGCATTACAACATCCGCGTCGCCGACATGCATTCCGCCCGCCGCGCCCGCGCGGTGGCCCGCCCGCGCCAGATCGCCATGTATCTGGCCAAGCAGCTGACCGCCCGCTCCCTGCCGGAGATCGGCCGCAAGTTCGGCGGCCGCGACCACACCACGGTCATGCACGCGGTCAAGAAGGTGGACGAACTGCGCGCCACCGATCCGTCCTTCGCCGAAGACGTTGAACTGTTGCGCCGGATGCTCGAAAGCTGACAATCGTTCGATATCGTCGGGCGCAAGATTCGACTTGCCCCCGCCAATATGGGTTGCCGATCAATCGCGGTGCGCCGCCGTGCCAGTCGGCATGGATACCGGCGATCATCAATGACCGCCGATATCAGAGCGGCAGGGTCACCGTCGCGCGCAGGCCGCCCCCATCGCTTCTGTCGCGGTTGGACAGGGTCACGTCGCCGCCATGGCCGCGGATGATGCTGCGGGCGGTGGACAGGCCCAGCCCGACGCCGCCGGTATCGCGGGAGCGCGAGCGTTCCAGCCGGTAGAAGGGGGCGAAGACCTTCTCGAACTCCGCCTCCGGGATGCCGGGGCCGTCGTCGTCGATGTGGATGCGGGCCTGCCGGCCGGAAGCCTGCCCGTCCATGCCCGCTCCCTCCGCCAGCCGCAAGGTGAAGCCGCCGCCATACTTGATCGCGTTGTCCATCAGGTTGGCGAAGGCCCGGCGCAGGGCCACCGGGCGGCCTTCCGCCACCACATGGGCGGGACCGTCATAGACGGCGCGGTGGCCGGCATCGACGCGGTCGTCGCACAGGCTCTGCAGCAGGTCGGCAAGGTCGAAGCGGACGCGCGGCTCGCGCTGGGCATCGTCGCGGGAGAAGGCCAGCGTGGCGGAGATCATCGCTTCCATCTCGTCCAGGTCGGCCAGCATCCGCCGCTGCATCTCCGGATCGTCGACCAGCTCGGCGCGCAGGCGCAGGCGGGTGATCGGCGTGCGCAGGTCGTGGCTGATCGCCGCCAGCATCTGGGTGCGGTCGGCGACGAAGCGGGCGAGCCGCGCCTGCATCCGGTTGAAGGCGCGGGTGGCGGCGCGCAGTTCGCGCGGGCCCTCCTCGGGCAGGGGCTGGGCCTCGCCGTCGACGCTGAGCCGTTCGGCGGCGGCGGCGAAACCGGCTAGCGGCGCGGTCACCCGCCGGGCGGCCAGCAGCGAGACCAGCAGGATGACCGCCACCACCGCCCCCATCCAGAACAGGAAGCGGACGATGCCGAAGGGGCCGGCCAGCGGATCGCCGCCGGTGAAGCTGAGCCACGACCCATCGCCGAGCCGCACCGACAGCCGGACATGCGGCCCCCAGCGCCGGTACTCGTCGCCCATGGCGGGCGGGTGATGGTTGTTGCCGTCATCGCGGGCTTCGCCATGGGGCGGGCGCTGGACCTCCACCAGGATGTTGCGGTCGGGCGAGTCCAGCGACTCGCGCAGCCGGCGCTTCAGCCCGTCGAACCGGCGGCCGGAATAGGTCTCCTCCGGCAGCGGGGGCGGCCGGTCGGCGCGCCACTCCACCCGCAGGACCGGATCGTCGATGGCGCGCACCACCCGCCCGCGGCCCTGCGGCGGGGTGCTTTCCACCAGTTGGACGATGGCGGTGATGCGCTGGACCAGCACGTTCGGCCCATGGATCGGCGGCCCTTCGCTGCGGTCGGTCAGATAGACCAGCGCGCTGATCGCCTGGGTGAGCAGCAGCGCCAGCACCACCGTCAGCGCGATGCGCGCGGCGAGGCTGTCGGGAAAGCGGAGGCCCAGGCGGCGGAAGGCGCGGCGGCGGACCGACGGGCGATGCGGCGCCTTGGGCTTTCCGGTCATGTCGTCCGGCCGGGCGGTCA from Azospirillum ramasamyi includes:
- the rpsT gene encoding 30S ribosomal protein S20 — its product is MANHKSAEKRIRQTERRTEVNRARISRIRSFVKKVEGAIQSGDKSAAADAFKSAQPELMRGVSKGVLHKNTVSRKLSRLSAAIKAL
- the dnaA gene encoding chromosomal replication initiator protein DnaA; translated protein: MSVGVSLDQQWARIRGRLKEEVGEIAYRSWLQPLSVASLVGGEVCIVVPTRFMRDWVLTHYADRIRALWSGENPEVQSIDVIVASTNPPAALVADNDDNGDGRPAPAPRAQGAQDSRFAESRPAPRPAPPPRPADGGLAADSAPSTVYTSASYGGASDESPNAVPAILEDRSDLSAALDPRFTFENFVVGKPNELAHAAARRVADATTVTFNPLFLYGGVGLGKTHLMHALAWQIRKNDPNRKVLYLSAEKFMYQFIRALRFKDTMAFKQQFRSVDVLMIDDVQFISGKDSTQEEFFHTFNALVDQNRQVIISADKSPSDLEGMEERLRSRLGWGLVADIHPTTYELRLGILQAKADALQASIPLKVLEFLAHKITSNVRELEGALNRIVAHAELVGRSISLETTQEVLHDLLRANDRRVTIDEIQKRVAEHYNIRVADMHSARRARAVARPRQIAMYLAKQLTARSLPEIGRKFGGRDHTTVMHAVKKVDELRATDPSFAEDVELLRRMLES
- a CDS encoding ATP-binding protein — encoded protein: MTARPDDMTGKPKAPHRPSVRRRAFRRLGLRFPDSLAARIALTVVLALLLTQAISALVYLTDRSEGPPIHGPNVLVQRITAIVQLVESTPPQGRGRVVRAIDDPVLRVEWRADRPPPLPEETYSGRRFDGLKRRLRESLDSPDRNILVEVQRPPHGEARDDGNNHHPPAMGDEYRRWGPHVRLSVRLGDGSWLSFTGGDPLAGPFGIVRFLFWMGAVVAVILLVSLLAARRVTAPLAGFAAAAERLSVDGEAQPLPEEGPRELRAATRAFNRMQARLARFVADRTQMLAAISHDLRTPITRLRLRAELVDDPEMQRRMLADLDEMEAMISATLAFSRDDAQREPRVRFDLADLLQSLCDDRVDAGHRAVYDGPAHVVAEGRPVALRRAFANLMDNAIKYGGGFTLRLAEGAGMDGQASGRQARIHIDDDGPGIPEAEFEKVFAPFYRLERSRSRDTGGVGLGLSTARSIIRGHGGDVTLSNRDRSDGGGLRATVTLPL